One Pseudomonas sp. MH9.2 DNA segment encodes these proteins:
- the thiC gene encoding phosphomethylpyrimidine synthase ThiC — MSKKLKDATNLSDSAKVDSGSVQPFTRSQKIYVQGSRPDILVPMREVTLDVTPTDFGGEINAPVVIYDTSGPYTDPNVIIDVRKGLADIRSPWIESRNDTERLAGLSSNFGQERLSDAELTALRFAHVRNPRRAKAGANVSQMHYARQGIITAEMEYVAIRENMKLQEARAAGLLTPQHAGHSFGASVPKEITAEFVRDEIARGRAIIPANINHVELEPMIIGRNFLVKINGNIGNSALGSSIEEEVAKLTWGIRWGSDTVMDLSTGKHIHETREWIIRNSPVPIGTVPIYQALEKVDGAAEDLTWELFRDTLIEQAEQGVDYFTIHAGVLLRYVPLTAKRVTGIVSRGGSIMAKWCLAHHQENFLYTHFEDICEIMKAYDVSFSLGDGLRPGSIADANDAAQFGELETLGELTKIAWKHDVQTMIEGPGHVPMQLIKENMDKQLECCDEAPFYTLGPLTTDIAPGYDHITSGIGAAMIGWFGCAMLCYVTPKEHLGLPNKDDVKTGIITYKIAAHAADLAKGHPGAQIRDNALSKARFEFRWEDQFNLGLDPDTARSYHDETLPKDSAKVAHFCSMCGPKFCSMKITQEVRIYAANQHIETVDAAVQEGLREQAERFKQEGSQLYKKV, encoded by the coding sequence ATGAGTAAAAAACTAAAAGACGCCACCAATTTGAGCGATTCGGCCAAGGTCGACTCGGGGTCAGTGCAGCCCTTTACCCGCTCGCAAAAAATCTATGTTCAGGGTTCGCGCCCGGACATTCTTGTGCCGATGCGTGAAGTGACTCTGGATGTGACGCCCACCGACTTTGGCGGCGAGATCAACGCGCCAGTGGTTATTTATGACACCTCGGGCCCTTACACCGATCCCAACGTGATCATCGACGTGCGCAAAGGCCTGGCAGACATCCGTTCGCCGTGGATTGAGTCGCGTAACGACACCGAGCGCCTGGCGGGGCTGAGCTCCAACTTTGGCCAGGAACGTCTGAGCGATGCCGAACTGACAGCCCTGCGCTTCGCCCATGTGCGCAACCCGCGCCGGGCCAAGGCCGGCGCCAACGTAAGCCAGATGCACTATGCGCGTCAGGGCATCATCACCGCCGAGATGGAATACGTCGCCATCCGCGAAAACATGAAACTTCAGGAAGCCCGCGCCGCCGGTCTGCTGACTCCGCAGCACGCGGGTCACAGCTTCGGCGCCAGTGTCCCGAAAGAAATCACCGCTGAATTCGTCCGTGACGAAATCGCCCGCGGTCGCGCGATCATTCCGGCCAACATCAACCACGTTGAACTGGAACCGATGATCATCGGCCGTAACTTCCTGGTGAAGATCAACGGCAACATCGGCAACAGCGCGCTGGGTTCTTCCATCGAAGAAGAAGTCGCCAAACTGACCTGGGGCATCCGCTGGGGTTCTGACACTGTCATGGACCTGTCCACCGGCAAACACATTCACGAAACCCGCGAATGGATCATCCGTAATTCGCCGGTCCCGATCGGCACCGTGCCGATTTATCAGGCGCTGGAAAAAGTCGACGGCGCGGCTGAGGACCTGACCTGGGAGCTGTTCCGCGACACCTTGATCGAGCAAGCCGAGCAGGGCGTCGACTACTTCACCATTCACGCTGGCGTGCTGTTGCGGTATGTACCGCTGACCGCCAAACGCGTGACCGGGATTGTGAGCCGTGGTGGTTCGATCATGGCCAAGTGGTGCCTTGCGCATCACCAGGAAAACTTCCTGTACACCCATTTCGAAGACATTTGCGAAATCATGAAGGCCTACGACGTCAGCTTCTCGCTGGGCGACGGCCTGCGTCCGGGCTCGATTGCCGATGCCAACGATGCGGCGCAATTCGGCGAGCTGGAAACCCTCGGCGAGCTGACCAAGATTGCCTGGAAGCATGACGTGCAGACCATGATCGAAGGCCCGGGCCATGTCCCGATGCAGCTGATCAAAGAGAACATGGACAAGCAGCTGGAATGCTGTGACGAGGCGCCGTTCTACACCCTCGGGCCGTTGACCACCGACATCGCACCGGGTTACGACCACATCACCTCGGGCATCGGTGCGGCCATGATCGGCTGGTTCGGTTGCGCCATGCTCTGCTACGTCACGCCTAAAGAACATTTGGGCTTGCCGAACAAGGATGACGTGAAGACCGGGATCATTACCTATAAAATCGCGGCCCACGCGGCGGACCTGGCCAAAGGGCACCCTGGCGCGCAGATTCGCGACAATGCCTTGAGCAAGGCGCGCTTCGAGTTTCGTTGGGAGGACCAGTTCAACCTCGGCCTCGATCCTGATACCGCACGCTCGTATCATGACGAAACCCTGCCGAAGGACTCGGCCAAGGTCGCGCACTTCTGCTCCATGTGCGGACCGAAGTTCTGCTCGATGAAAATTACCCAGGAAGTTCGGATATACGCCGCCAACCAGCACATCGAAACCGTGGATGCGGCCGTGCAGGAGGGCCTGCGAGAACAGGCCGAGCGCTTCAAGCAGGAAGGCAGTCAGCTGTACAAAAAAGTTTAA
- the cytX gene encoding putative hydroxymethylpyrimidine transporter CytX: MNPSTNTYSPDVAVPAGKRVFGGRDLFSLWFSLGIGLMVLQTGALLAPGLGLSGSLLAIFLGTLVGVLLLAAVGVIGSDTGLSAMAALKLSLGTRGASLPAVLNLLQLVGWGAFEIIIMRDAASLLGARAFAEGSLWANPLLWTLFFGALATLLAVSGPLTFVRQILRKWGIWLLLAACVWLTWNLLTKTDLSALWSRAGDGSMPFAVGFDIAIAMPLSWLPLIADYSRFGKRAKSVFGGTALGFFIGNFWLMSLGVAYTLAFAPSGEINALLLALAGAGLGIPLLLILLDESENAFADIHSAAVSSGILLRLKVEHLALAIGVICTLIACFAPLAQYQNFLLLIGSVFAPLFGVVLVDHFIQRRRRSQMATVGFRGMTLLAWLGGVSTYHLLANMYPDVGATLPALIVAGVLQLLLGQTFNRGAGTVPA; this comes from the coding sequence GTGAACCCTTCAACCAATACCTATTCCCCCGACGTCGCGGTGCCTGCGGGCAAGCGTGTGTTCGGCGGTCGTGATTTGTTTTCCCTGTGGTTTTCCCTCGGCATTGGCCTGATGGTCCTGCAAACCGGCGCGTTGCTGGCGCCGGGGCTGGGCTTGTCAGGGTCACTGCTGGCGATTTTTCTTGGCACCCTCGTCGGCGTTTTGCTGCTGGCCGCCGTTGGTGTGATCGGTAGCGATACCGGGCTTTCGGCCATGGCCGCGCTCAAGCTCAGCCTTGGCACCCGTGGCGCGTCGCTGCCAGCGGTGCTGAACCTGCTGCAATTGGTGGGTTGGGGCGCTTTCGAGATCATCATCATGCGTGACGCCGCCAGTCTGCTGGGCGCGCGTGCGTTTGCCGAGGGCAGTCTATGGGCTAACCCTCTGCTCTGGACGTTGTTCTTCGGCGCGCTGGCCACCTTGCTGGCGGTCAGCGGACCGCTGACTTTCGTCCGTCAGATACTGCGCAAGTGGGGCATCTGGCTACTGTTGGCTGCGTGTGTGTGGTTGACTTGGAACCTGCTGACCAAAACCGACTTGTCCGCACTCTGGTCGCGTGCCGGTGACGGTTCGATGCCGTTTGCCGTGGGTTTTGATATCGCCATTGCCATGCCGTTGTCCTGGCTGCCATTGATCGCCGACTACTCGCGGTTCGGCAAACGCGCCAAAAGTGTCTTTGGCGGCACAGCGCTGGGCTTCTTTATCGGCAATTTCTGGCTGATGAGCCTGGGCGTTGCCTACACCCTGGCGTTCGCGCCGAGCGGTGAAATCAATGCGTTGCTGCTGGCGTTGGCCGGTGCCGGACTGGGTATTCCACTGTTGCTGATTCTGCTCGACGAGTCAGAAAACGCGTTCGCCGATATTCACTCGGCGGCGGTGTCCAGCGGGATTCTGCTGCGTTTGAAGGTAGAGCATCTGGCATTGGCCATCGGTGTGATCTGCACCCTGATCGCCTGCTTTGCACCGCTGGCGCAGTACCAGAACTTCCTGCTGCTGATCGGCTCGGTGTTCGCACCGTTGTTCGGTGTGGTGTTGGTGGACCACTTCATCCAGCGTCGCCGCCGCAGCCAGATGGCAACAGTAGGCTTTCGCGGGATGACGCTGTTGGCCTGGCTGGGTGGCGTCAGCACCTATCACCTGCTGGCCAACATGTACCCTGACGTGGGTGCAACACTGCCAGCCCTGATTGTGGCTGGCGTGCTGCAACTGTTGCTGGGTCAGACATTCAACCGCGGCGCGGGAACAGTTCCGGCTTGA
- a CDS encoding DUF3298 domain-containing protein: MSILRITSLACIALMLGACQSLFQPDMRAPLEVRRDASEQIKPGCTVADCPLVNVDTVHFQSEPTLDSLVEKSLLKMTRTSPNAPLPVSLKVYEEQFLREAQSHNGSYLQAKVRDQHDGLVIVELSSYLDTGDEQGTPGRGFINYSRQQHRALTLQDMLLPGQEEAFWLTAQQAHKEWMINTRFTQDPAFVKTWPFQKTPNVALTSGGVILKYEVATIAPYANGHIELKMSYLQLNGILKPELFPRRG; encoded by the coding sequence ATGTCAATTTTGAGGATCACTTCGCTCGCGTGCATCGCACTGATGCTGGGCGCCTGCCAGAGCCTGTTCCAGCCCGACATGCGTGCACCGCTTGAAGTCCGGCGTGATGCCTCGGAACAGATCAAGCCGGGCTGCACCGTGGCTGACTGCCCACTGGTGAACGTCGATACGGTGCATTTTCAGAGCGAGCCGACGCTCGACAGTCTTGTCGAGAAGTCCTTGCTGAAAATGACCCGTACCTCGCCGAACGCACCGTTGCCGGTGTCGCTCAAAGTCTATGAAGAACAATTCCTGCGTGAAGCGCAAAGCCACAACGGCAGCTATCTGCAAGCCAAGGTACGCGACCAGCATGACGGTCTGGTGATTGTCGAACTGTCCAGTTATCTGGACACCGGTGACGAACAGGGAACACCCGGTCGCGGATTCATCAACTACTCCCGTCAGCAACACAGAGCACTGACCCTGCAAGACATGCTTTTACCGGGCCAGGAAGAGGCATTCTGGCTGACAGCGCAGCAAGCCCACAAAGAATGGATGATCAACACCCGGTTCACTCAGGACCCCGCGTTCGTGAAGACGTGGCCGTTCCAGAAAACCCCTAACGTCGCCCTGACCTCTGGCGGAGTCATTCTAAAATACGAGGTGGCGACGATTGCCCCTTATGCCAACGGCCACATTGAGCTGAAGATGTCTTACCTTCAGCTCAATGGCATCCTCAAGCCGGAACTGTTCCCGCGCCGCGGTTGA
- a CDS encoding DUF1249 domain-containing protein, giving the protein MVVNLVRERYRVDLVGLQAACEANYARLMRLLPDMRNQQRSRRVAVTQGDQMLGVLAVEVLLDCPYTTTLQVRQEHSLPWLPVPKLEVQVYHDARMAEVIGAEHARRFRGIYPYPNAAMHQPDEKAQLNLFLGEWLSHCLACGHEFEVVR; this is encoded by the coding sequence ATGGTCGTGAACCTTGTGCGCGAGCGCTACCGTGTTGACCTTGTCGGGCTGCAAGCGGCCTGCGAGGCCAACTATGCGCGCTTGATGCGATTGCTCCCCGACATGCGCAACCAGCAACGCTCGCGTCGGGTGGCCGTCACCCAGGGCGATCAAATGCTCGGTGTGCTGGCCGTCGAAGTGCTGCTCGATTGTCCGTACACCACCACCCTGCAAGTGCGTCAGGAACACAGCCTGCCGTGGCTGCCGGTGCCCAAGCTCGAAGTGCAGGTCTATCACGACGCCCGCATGGCCGAAGTCATCGGCGCCGAACATGCCCGCCGGTTTCGCGGCATCTACCCTTATCCCAATGCCGCCATGCACCAGCCGGATGAAAAAGCCCAGCTCAACCTGTTTCTTGGGGAGTGGCTGAGCCATTGCCTGGCGTGCGGGCATGAGTTTGAAGTGGTGCGCTAA